The nucleotide window GTGCAACTGACCCCTTATGATCTGACCAAGGGACGCATTTCCTACCGCCATAAGTAGCCCTCTCGGCCCTGGCAGGATGCTGAATGACCGGGTCCATGGAATATAACGCAGCCGATATCGAGGTACTTGAAGGTCTGGAAGGGGTCCGCCGGCGGCCAGGAATGTATATCGGCGGCACGGACTCCCGCGCCCTGCATCACCTGGTGGTCGAACTCCTCGACAACGCCATGGATGAGGCCGTCGCCGGCTTTGCCGATAAAATCCAGATGAAGCTGGGGACGGATGGCTCCATCACCCTCCGTGACAACGGACGCGGCATTCCCGTCGATCCCCATCCACGCTATCCCGATAAATCAGCCCTGGAAGTGGTCATGACCACCCTCCATTCGGGCGGCAAATTCAACAACAATGTCTACGCCACCGCCGGGGGTCTGCACGGGGTCGGCGTCTCGGTGGTCAATGCCCTCTCCCTCTGGACCGAAGTCCGGGTGGAACGCGATGGCTTCCTGTGGCGGCAACGGTATGTGCGCGGTCTGACGGAAGGTCCCCTGGAGCAAATGGGACCCACCCGCCGGCGCGGTACCCAGGTCGCTTTCCTCCCCGATCCCGAAGTGTTTCCCGACCCGCACTTCCAGCCGGGAATACTCGTGGAAATGTGTCGCGCCCGCGCCTACCTCAATCGCGGCGTGGCCATCCGGGTCCAGATCGAAACGACCGGCGAAGAACACGAATTCCACTTTCCCAATGGCGTGGCGGATTATGTGCGCGACCGGGTGACAGGCAAGGACCTGGTGGTCCCGGAACCGTTCGCCGGCCGCATCGAAAAGTTCGGCGACAATGAACGGGGTCGCCTGGAATGGGCCATGGCCTGGACCACGGAAGACGATGCCCACATCCTGACCTATTGCAATACCGTCCCCACCCCGCAGGGCGGAACCCACGAAACCGGCATGCGCTCGGCCCTGGTCAAGGGTTTTCGGGAATATGCCGAGTCACGCAATCTGCTCCCCAGAGGAATCACCATCACCACGGAAGATGTCCTCGGCGGGGGGGTGATGGTCATGTCCCTGTTCATGACCCATCCCCAGTTTGCCGGTCAAACCAAGGAAAGATTGACCAACACCGGTCTGGATCGTCAGGTTGAAGCCACCCTCAAGGATCATCTGGACCACTGGCTGCACGGCAATCCGGACCAGGCAACCCCGTTGCTGGAATCAGTCGTCGAACGGGCCAGGGAACGCATCAACCGCAAAGGCAACGATGCCCGCATCAAACGCAAAAGTGCCACCACCCGCCTGACCTTGCCAGGCAAACTGACCGATTGTGTCACTACAAATCCAGCCCTGTCGGAACTGTTCATCGTCGAGGGAGACTCCGCCGGCGGCTCCGCCAAACAGGCCCGCAACCGCCATACCCAGGCAGTCCTCCCCCTGCGCGGCAAAATCTTGAACGTCGAACAGGCCAATCTGGAAAAATTTGAAAAAAATGCCGAAGTTCAAAGCCTGATCACCGCCATCGGCACCGGTTGTGGTCGCCATTTCGATCTGGCCGGGTTGCGGTATGGTCGCGTCATCATCATGACCGATGCCGATGTCGATGGTGCCCACATTGCCAGTCTGCTCCTGACCTTTTTCTACCGGTTCATGCCCGCCCTGATCACCCGGGGTCATCTGTACCTGGCCCAACCGCCCCTGTTCCGGATCACCCGGGGAGCCGACAGTTTCTATGCCCTGGACGAGGCCGAAAAAGAGACCATAATCCAACAACTGTCCCGAAAAAAATCTGCGACCAAGATTGACATTTCCCGCTTCAAAGGTCTGGGCGAAATGATGCCGGCCCAGTTGCGGGAAACCACCATGAACCCGGATACCCGGCATCTGCTGAAAATCATGGTGGACGATGAAGCCCTGACGGACAATACCTTCGACCGCCTGATGGGAAAACGCCCCCTGGAACGGTTTTTGTTCATCAGCGAACGGGCACCCTTTGCCCGCAATGCCCTGGATATTTGACGAGGCTGGAGGTTGGAAACTTTGGATGCCGAAGGCTGCGGAGGCTGGAGGCCGGTTTTCAGGTTGACGGGTCGGTATCGCCAGGGAAGTTGGAAACTTTGAATGCCGAAGGCTGCGGAGGCTGGAGGCCGGTTTTCAGGTTGACGGGTCAGTATCGCCAAATTGTGAGAGACGGAAACGATGAAAAAATCATGGAAGATGGTGCTGGTCGTTGCGGGGTGTCTCCTGTCAGGAGAGTCGCGGGCGGATGGCGGGGATGCCTTCTGGTCGCTTGTCCAACAGACCATGACGGAAAACCCCCGAATCCGCTCTGCCCAGGCCACCCTGGATGCGGCCCGTGAACGCCTGAATCAGGCCCGCAGCGGCCTGCTGCCCGATCTCTCGCTGGGACTCTCCCAGACACACAATCGGACGGATTGGAACAGCGGTCACAACAGCATGGATCCGCAGATGGTCGGCATCAACCTCTCCCAACCCGTGTTCGACAAACGGGCACTCGTGGCAGTCCGGCAGGCAACGCCCTATGTGGCCGCCTTCGAACAATCCCTGGAAGCGGAAAAACAGGGGGTGTTTTTGCAGGTGGCCGATGTGGCTCTGAATTATCTCAAGGCCCGGGAAGTCTCAGAACTGGCACGCAACAATCGCCAGTTGACGGAAAGCAATCTTGAAACCACCCGGGCACGCTTCCGGGTCGGTGAAATCACCCAGACCGATGTCAGTCAGGCCAGTTCCCGTCTGGCCTCCGCCGAGGCCGAAGTGTTGCGGGCCGAAAATGCCGTCGCCGTGGGCAAAGCCAGATACGAGGAGGTTGTGGGAACGCCACCCCCCCCGGAGTTGTTCGTGCCGGCGCTGGAGGTGCCGATTCTGGGGGAGTCCCTGGAGGTCCTGGTCCGGGAGGCCCAGCAACGCCCGGATCTTCAGGCCGTGCGCCACCGGTTGCAGGTGGCAGCCCTCAACGTGGATCAGGAACGCTCGGGCTTTTTCCCCACCATGGCCCTGACATCCTCCGTCAATCGCTCCTGGCGACAGGAAGTGGCGGGACGGATGGATCCAGTGGATCAGATGTCCTTGACTCTGGCGATGAACGTCCCCCTCTACTCGGGTGGGGAGACCGTCTCGCGCATCGCCCAGGCGAAGTCCGAACAACAGGGGCAGGAGATCGAGGAGGAACGTCTGCTGCGGCAGATCGCCCGGGAAGTGGAACAGGCCCAACTCGATTACAAGAACGCCCAGGCCATGGTGCGCGCCTACCAGGCAGCGGAGAAGGCCGCCATGGAAGCCAAAACCGGGATCGAGCAGGAATACCGGGTGGGTTCGCGGACCGCATTGGACCTTCTGGTGGCCCAGAACGTCTTGTTCACCTCGCAAACCGATCTGGCCCGGAGTCGTTTCGATTTGATCCTGGCCCGGTTCCAGTTGCTGCGGGCCGTGGGACATCTGGATCTGAAAAAACTGGAGCTGACGAAAAAACCCTCTTCCTGACCGGCGTGGCGGAAGGTATCCTGACGGCAGATGTTCCGGCTGCGCAGGAAAAAAACAAAACCGGCGTCCAGGTCCAGATCAAGGTCAATACCAAGGCAAAGCCCGGAGCCGGCATCACCGTCAAGGCCAAAATCAAAAAGAAAACCAATAAAAAAAACAAGGTAAAAGGGAGTAAAACCCATGCTGGAAAAAGTGCAGGCAGTCCTGAACGAAGTCCGTCCCATGCTGCAACGCGACGGGGGGGACGTGGAGCTGGTGGAAGTGACTCCCAACAAAGTGGTCAAAGTGCGTCTGCGCGGGGCGTGCGGAACCTGCCCCGGTGCCATAATGACCTTGAAAGGTGGCATCGAACGGATCATGAAACAGCGCATCCCGGAAGTGGTCTCCGTCGAGAGCGTGCCCTGAGCGATACGCATTCCGCTCCCACAACCGGTTTCGGGGATGTTCCTGTGCCTTCCGAGGGAAAACCCGCCACGGAGGAGGATCGCCGGGAAGATTCCCTGCCAGTCGTCACTGGATCCACATCCAGGTTTATACCGTTCATGGATGTTCCCTGGGCTTTCGGGCGCTATCTGCCGTCGCCACACGTCGATCAACGGCCACCGGGCACCGAAATCGACCTGCTCGTCGTTCACGCCATCAGTCTCCCGCCGGGTCAGTTTGGTGGGTCCTCCGTGGACGACCTGTTTCTGGGGCGTTTGGATACCTGGAAACATCCGTATTTTGAGAGCCTTGCGGGCTTGCGGGTCTCGGCGCACTTTTTCATAGACCGCAAGGGCGTGGTAACCCAGTATGTCCCGGTGATGAAACGCGCCTGGCATGCTGGGGTCAGTCAATGGCGCAACCGCAAAGCGTGCAACAACAACTCAATCGGCGTGGAACTGGAAGGGGCGGAAGGCGTGCCGTTCGAACCACTCCAATATTTGCGCCTGGCGATCATTTTGCGCACCCTGCAACAGCGCCTGCCCTTCCTGTGTGATGAAAACGTCGCTGGCCACCAGGAAATTGCCCCGGACAGAAAATGGGATCCGGGTTCGGGCTTCGAGTGGGACCGGTTTGCCGATGTGCTGTATCGAACCGGTCCGCATCCATCCTGGCAACCGGTCTGGGAATGAATAACAAAAAATGTGCGCAAGAGATCGTCCCCAATGATTTCGCCCGCAATATTTTCCTGGAAATTCCATTTTCGATCCCTTATGCTCAAGCCAACATAGCCACCACGCCTCTCGACGATGCGTTACCACGGTGGCTTTTTTTTTGTCCTCCAGCCAAGATGGCAAAATGCTTAAGCCCTACCTCAAACAGCCCCTTTCCTTCGACGAACAAATCGACAAGCTCACCGCTGCCTACGGAACCTTTGCGCACACTGATCTGACCAATTTCAAGTCCGGATTTTATCATAAAGAGTAGCTTGAAAGCATTGAAAATGAATCAGTTAAATCCAAAGATCAATTCATTCAACATTATCGAAACACCTATCAAGGCTTTCCCTCCCTGCCAATCTGGATGGCCACCGAAATCATGAGCATGGGGAGGATTTCTCTCCTCTTCGAGTGGATGTGCAATACGGATCGTAAAGCCGTCTCCCGGCATTTCAATACCCATCACATGCGGTTTGGAGATGAACTACACGCACTGACATACGTCCGCAATATATGCGCCCATCACGGTCGATTATGGAATCGTGGGTTCGCCATCAAGCCCCACCGCAGCAGCAACGCATCGTGGCAACCTCCGATGACTCCACGGCACGACCGGCTGTTTTTTGTGTTGCTTATTCTCCGTCAACTCCTGTCTGCTATGGGAACCGGGACGCTATGGCAACAACACTGTACGAATCTCATTGCGCCGATTGCAGTTCACGAACACTGGCGCGATGCCATGGGCATGCCGGAAGGCTGGGAAGAACATCCGCTTTGGAGGTGATGTCATGACTGCCACCCCCGAAACCAGGTTCCAAAGTGGTCGCCCGCTCAGACGGTCCACGGTCACACCCCGAACACCTTCATCACCTCGTCGCCCAGGTGGTTGATGACTTTGACGGCAATGCGGCCTGATTTGGGCTTGTCGAAGGGGCGGGAGATGTCGCTGCGGAGGGATTCCCAGGCCTCCCGGTCAATCTCCGCCTTGAGGGTGGTCTGCAATGCCCTGTAGGGATCGTTGGCTCCCAGAAAATAGGCATGGCGGACGAAAAAACTTTCTTCATTGTAATCGGTGTCGATAAACCAGCAGGCGATGTCATCCGGGCCACTGGATTCCACCTCTCCAGTCTGGGGTTTGAAGAGATCCACGCCGTTGATTTTTACCCGGAGTTGGCCGTTGCCGACCTTTTGGATCTCGATGTCCGGCTCGCCGAAGATGACGAATAGGTTGCCCTTGCCGGTGTTTTTGAGGTCATTAGCCATGTGCAGGTCAGCATTCATGCTTCCAGCACTGGGCATGGAGGCATTATGCCTTGGCAAACCAGAAAGGCTCAACATGGATTCCGGGGGCGTGGCCCATAGAGCTGAATTGAGGTAACATTTGCGGTGACAGTTAACCTCTACCGGACGGGCGATCAAGGATGATTCCTCAACCAGTCGTCAAAATCCAAAACTTGGTCAGTGACGAGCAATGTTACGAGACTGTTCGAAATTTGAGATGGCCAGATGGAACACGATGTCCTTGGTGCGGGTCTGCGACGATCATCAAGAGGGGAAGGGATGAGATTCACACGGCGCGGTGCAGGTACGAGTGCAAAACTTGCCAGAAACGGTTCGATGATCTGACGGAGACAATATTTTCTGGGCATCATCAACCTCTTAAAATTTGGATTTTATGTTTATATTTCATGGGATTGAACTTATCTAACCTGCAAATTTCCAAAGAGTTGGACCTTAACCAAGACGATGTCCAGCAGATGACGACGCAACTCAGAGAAGGTGTTGAGAAAAAAAAGCCTGTGAAATTGTCCGGTCAGGTGGAGTGCGATGAAGTTTACGTTATCGCAGGTCACAAAGGTCGTCCCGACAAGGTTCTGGAAACAGGACGTAAAGGGCGTCGCAATCGGCTGAAAGGAGCGCGTGGACGCGGCACGTTGGAAAAGGAGAAGCCGCCTATTTTCGGAATGATCCAACGTTCTGGTGAAGTGGTCATCAGAATGTTGGCAAATGTGCAACAAAGACCATTGCGCCATTGATACAGTCCACGTTTTCCCTTGGAAGCATTGTTTTTACTGACGAATATTCTATTTATGATCGATTGACAGAATGGGGATATGGACACAAAACGGTTAACCATAGCCTGGGAGAATTTGCCCGTGATGAAGACGGAGATGGATTTCATGAGGTACATGTCAACACCATGGAAGGTTTTTGGTCTTTACTGCGATCCTGGCTCAGGCCACATCGAGGTATTTCGCAAGAGAAGTTGCCAATATATTTGGGATTTTTCGAATTTATTCACAACGTGAGAATGCGTGGAAAGAAGCTACTGCACTCCTTGCTGGAACTCTTGGTTCGGTAAGACCCCGGAATCCATATTGAGCCTTATTTTTTTGGGCAACTTATTTTCAAAGCATGCTTTTTTCCAGCATTACAACATAAATTATCAAAAATTGCACAAAACTATCCGGGAACAACCCCGACACTCTTTTTTCAAATCTGATTTTTGGCTCCCCGGGCCGGACTCGAACCAGCGACCCAGTGGTTAACAGCCACTTGCTCTGCCAACTGAGCTACCGGGGAACACGTCTTGCGCCTTGCGATGGTGGGCAAGGTACCGTCTTTTTCGAACCGGGTCAAGTCTCTGGTCAAACGAAACACAAAAAAACCTGGCTGGCCTTTTTTTTATGCAACGCTGAGCTTGAGGGTGACCTTGGTACCGATCCCGGTTTGGAAGCGGGCGGCGGCACTGCCCTGGTTGACGACGACCTCCATGGTGCCGAAGCCACCGGCCAGCAAACCCACCTCCCCCACTTTCAGGTCGGAGAAGGTGGCGACCTGTTCGCCACAGGGCTGGCCATCGAGCCACCCCACAACCGGGATGCCGGCAATTTCGCTGGCGGGCAACCCGGTCACGAGGTTGCCATAGCGATCCACGAGCATGACGCGGGTTTCCCACTGATTCTGGGCAGTCTGCTCCCAATCCCGCCCGACCAGACGCACCGGATCGCTGATGAGTTGCCCCAAATGCCGGGGTTCACGGCCATTGAGGAGTTGGCCGACCACGGGGGCCATGATATCGCGCCCCTGGAAGGTGGCGCTGGCCCCGGAGAAAACAGAAAGATCGACGGCATAAACCAGGGAGTCCTCGCGCAGCAGGAATGGCTCCAGGAGGCCATTGTCCGGACCGACAGCGATCATGCCGCCGGAATGCACCAGGAGAATCCGGCGCTGCCCTCCCACACCGGGATCCACGACACAGAGCCAGATGGCCGGATAGGGCATGAAGCGCATGGTCCGCCCGATCAACCATGCGCCCACCCGAATGGCAAACGGGGGGACATCATGGTAGAGGTCGATGCAACGCAGATTGGGACAGTTTCGATACAAGACACCCTTGATTTGACCAACGTAGGGATCGGTACTGCCGAAATCTGTCATCAGGACAACCGGTGCTGGACCTGCCATCTCAGTTCTCCATGAAAAAAGGGGCGGGGCTATTGCCCCACCCCTGTCTGTTGCATCGTTTTCAGAATATTGACTGGTCCAATCTTATTTTTCGGCTGTGACGGACTTCTGACTCTCTGGTGGGACGCTGGTCCGTTCAACAAGTTCGATGAGGGACATGGAAGCACAGTCACCGTAGCGATAGCGGGTTTTGAGAACCCGCGTATATCCACCTGGCCGGTTGCGATTCCGGTCGGCGATATCTGCGAAAAGTTTGTGGACCGCTTCCTGATTTTTGATCGTACTCAGGGCGACGCGCCGGGCGTGGAGGTCACCGCGTTTGCCGAGGGTGATCATGCGATCAGCGAACCTTTTGAGGACCTTGGCCTTGGTATCGGTGGTCTCGATTTTTTCATGGATGAAAAGGCTACCCAGCATATTTGAGATCAGGGATTTGCGATGAGCGGAATCCCGATTCAATTTCCGGACACATTTGCGATGTCTCATGTGTGGAACCTTCCTAGAAGTTATCTTCCTCGAATTGCCGGGAGAGGTCTTCGATATTCTCTGGCGGCCAGTTTTCCAGGGTCATCCCCAGGTGGAGGTCCATTTCTTCCAGGACTTCCTTTATTTCATTCAAGGATTTACGGCCAAAGTTGGGTGTTTTCAACATTTCCGCTTCGGTTTTTTGCACCAGGTCGCCGATGTAGACGATGTCGTCATTTTTCAGGCAGTTGGCTGACCGAACCGACAATTCGAGTTCATCCACCTTGCGGAAGAGATTGGGGTTCCAGCGCGGGCCTTTATCATCTTCCTTGCTTTCCTTGATGGGTACCTCTTCAAAATTGATGAAGGGGTTCAACTGGTTTTGCAGGATTTTCGCAGCCAGGGCCAGGGCATCTTCCGGGGAGACGACGCCATTGGTTTCGATTTCCATGACGAGTTTGTCATGGTCGGTCTGGTGCCCGACGCGGGCATTTTCGACCCGGTAGGCCACCCGTTTGACCGGGTTGAAGCTGGCATCGACGGGTATTTCGCCGATGGCGGTTGGTTCGTCGTCCCGACCCTGGGTGGCGCGGACATATCCTTTGCCGGTATTGACGGTCATTTCAATATCGAGTTTGCCACTTTTATTCAGGGTGGCAATGTGGTGACCCGGGTTCAGGATGGTGATATCGGAGCCGCACTGGATGTTGGCGGCGGTGACCACGCCTTCGGTTTCCGATTTCAGGGACATGGTTTTGGGACCGGTCCCTGACATGCTGATTGCCAGACCTTTGATATTGAGAATGATTTCAGTTACATCTTCCAGGACTCCCGAGATGCTGGAAAATTCGTGCAGCACGCCTTCGATCCGGACTGTGGTGACGGCGGCACCTTGCAGCGATGACAGGAGGACGCGCCGCAGGGCGTTTCCCAGGGTTGTTCCGAAGCCTCTTTCCAGAGGTTCGGCGATCAACGTGGCCCGCCGGGTGATATCACCATCTCCAAGGAGTTCGATGGTCCGGGGTTTTATCAGTTCTGTCCAATTCCTATGCATCTAAGCTCCCCTGAACCTTATTCAATTATTTGGAGTACAACTCAACGATCAGATTTTCGTTGATATCAGCAGGGAGGTCGCTGCGGTCTGGAACTGACCGGAAGACACCGGACAATTTTGCTGGATCCAGTTCCAGCCAGGAGGGAACACCCCGGGAGGAGGCTTTTTCCATAGCCGCCTTGATTCGCAGATGTTCCTGGCACTTGGGAGCGATGGTTATTTTATCGCCTGGTTTCACCAGCAGGGAGGGGATATCGACTTTGCGGTCGTTGACGAGGACCTGTCGATGCCGCACGATTTGCCTGGCTTCACTGCGGGAGATGGAGAATCCGAGGCGAAAGACCACGTTATCCAGGCGGCGTTCCAGGAGGGTCAGCAGATTGTTACCGGTGACACCCCGCATGTTGGCGGCTTTTTTGAACAGGTTGTGAAACTGCCGTTCCAGCAAGCCGTAGGTACGTTTGATTTTTTGTTTTTCGCGCAGGTGGATGCCGTAGTCAGAAACTTTTCGCCGTCTCTGACCATGCTGTCCGGGGATGTAACTGCGGCGCTCGATGGCGCATTTGTCGGAGAAGCATTTATCACCTTTCAGGAAAAGCTTGGTGGCTTCTCGCCGACAGATTCGGCATTTGGATCCAAGGTAACGAGCCATTTGTCAGTCGTACTCCCGAAAACAGTGTCAGTTCAGACGCGCCGACGCTTGGGCGGGCGGCACCCGTTGTGGGGGATCGGCGTCACATCTTGTACTGTGCCGATATTGAAGCCGATGGCGGCCAGGGCACGCAGGGCGGATTCGCGTCCGGAGCCTGGGCCTTTGAGGCGGACTTCGAGGTTGCGCATGCCATGTTCCATGGCTTTTTTGCCGGCGGCTTCGGCGGCCATTTGTGCG belongs to Magnetococcales bacterium and includes:
- the parE gene encoding DNA topoisomerase IV subunit B, whose translation is MTGSMEYNAADIEVLEGLEGVRRRPGMYIGGTDSRALHHLVVELLDNAMDEAVAGFADKIQMKLGTDGSITLRDNGRGIPVDPHPRYPDKSALEVVMTTLHSGGKFNNNVYATAGGLHGVGVSVVNALSLWTEVRVERDGFLWRQRYVRGLTEGPLEQMGPTRRRGTQVAFLPDPEVFPDPHFQPGILVEMCRARAYLNRGVAIRVQIETTGEEHEFHFPNGVADYVRDRVTGKDLVVPEPFAGRIEKFGDNERGRLEWAMAWTTEDDAHILTYCNTVPTPQGGTHETGMRSALVKGFREYAESRNLLPRGITITTEDVLGGGVMVMSLFMTHPQFAGQTKERLTNTGLDRQVEATLKDHLDHWLHGNPDQATPLLESVVERARERINRKGNDARIKRKSATTRLTLPGKLTDCVTTNPALSELFIVEGDSAGGSAKQARNRHTQAVLPLRGKILNVEQANLEKFEKNAEVQSLITAIGTGCGRHFDLAGLRYGRVIIMTDADVDGAHIASLLLTFFYRFMPALITRGHLYLAQPPLFRITRGADSFYALDEAEKETIIQQLSRKKSATKIDISRFKGLGEMMPAQLRETTMNPDTRHLLKIMVDDEALTDNTFDRLMGKRPLERFLFISERAPFARNALDI
- a CDS encoding TolC family outer membrane protein, coding for MKKSWKMVLVVAGCLLSGESRADGGDAFWSLVQQTMTENPRIRSAQATLDAARERLNQARSGLLPDLSLGLSQTHNRTDWNSGHNSMDPQMVGINLSQPVFDKRALVAVRQATPYVAAFEQSLEAEKQGVFLQVADVALNYLKAREVSELARNNRQLTESNLETTRARFRVGEITQTDVSQASSRLASAEAEVLRAENAVAVGKARYEEVVGTPPPPELFVPALEVPILGESLEVLVREAQQRPDLQAVRHRLQVAALNVDQERSGFFPTMALTSSVNRSWRQEVAGRMDPVDQMSLTLAMNVPLYSGGETVSRIAQAKSEQQGQEIEEERLLRQIAREVEQAQLDYKNAQAMVRAYQAAEKAAMEAKTGIEQEYRVGSRTALDLLVAQNVLFTSQTDLARSRFDLILARFQLLRAVGHLDLKKLELTKKPSS
- a CDS encoding NifU family protein — encoded protein: MLEKVQAVLNEVRPMLQRDGGDVELVEVTPNKVVKVRLRGACGTCPGAIMTLKGGIERIMKQRIPEVVSVESVP
- the ampD gene encoding 1,6-anhydro-N-acetylmuramyl-L-alanine amidase AmpD, which encodes MDVPWAFGRYLPSPHVDQRPPGTEIDLLVVHAISLPPGQFGGSSVDDLFLGRLDTWKHPYFESLAGLRVSAHFFIDRKGVVTQYVPVMKRAWHAGVSQWRNRKACNNNSIGVELEGAEGVPFEPLQYLRLAIILRTLQQRLPFLCDENVAGHQEIAPDRKWDPGSGFEWDRFADVLYRTGPHPSWQPVWE
- a CDS encoding Abi family protein → MENESVKSKDQFIQHYRNTYQGFPSLPIWMATEIMSMGRISLLFEWMCNTDRKAVSRHFNTHHMRFGDELHALTYVRNICAHHGRLWNRGFAIKPHRSSNASWQPPMTPRHDRLFFVLLILRQLLSAMGTGTLWQQHCTNLIAPIAVHEHWRDAMGMPEGWEEHPLWR
- a CDS encoding SAM-dependent chlorinase/fluorinase gives rise to the protein MAGPAPVVLMTDFGSTDPYVGQIKGVLYRNCPNLRCIDLYHDVPPFAIRVGAWLIGRTMRFMPYPAIWLCVVDPGVGGQRRILLVHSGGMIAVGPDNGLLEPFLLREDSLVYAVDLSVFSGASATFQGRDIMAPVVGQLLNGREPRHLGQLISDPVRLVGRDWEQTAQNQWETRVMLVDRYGNLVTGLPASEIAGIPVVGWLDGQPCGEQVATFSDLKVGEVGLLAGGFGTMEVVVNQGSAAARFQTGIGTKVTLKLSVA
- the rplQ gene encoding 50S ribosomal protein L17, translating into MRHRKCVRKLNRDSAHRKSLISNMLGSLFIHEKIETTDTKAKVLKRFADRMITLGKRGDLHARRVALSTIKNQEAVHKLFADIADRNRNRPGGYTRVLKTRYRYGDCASMSLIELVERTSVPPESQKSVTAEK
- a CDS encoding DNA-directed RNA polymerase subunit alpha, with the translated sequence MHRNWTELIKPRTIELLGDGDITRRATLIAEPLERGFGTTLGNALRRVLLSSLQGAAVTTVRIEGVLHEFSSISGVLEDVTEIILNIKGLAISMSGTGPKTMSLKSETEGVVTAANIQCGSDITILNPGHHIATLNKSGKLDIEMTVNTGKGYVRATQGRDDEPTAIGEIPVDASFNPVKRVAYRVENARVGHQTDHDKLVMEIETNGVVSPEDALALAAKILQNQLNPFINFEEVPIKESKEDDKGPRWNPNLFRKVDELELSVRSANCLKNDDIVYIGDLVQKTEAEMLKTPNFGRKSLNEIKEVLEEMDLHLGMTLENWPPENIEDLSRQFEEDNF
- the rpsD gene encoding 30S ribosomal protein S4, encoding MARYLGSKCRICRREATKLFLKGDKCFSDKCAIERRSYIPGQHGQRRRKVSDYGIHLREKQKIKRTYGLLERQFHNLFKKAANMRGVTGNNLLTLLERRLDNVVFRLGFSISRSEARQIVRHRQVLVNDRKVDIPSLLVKPGDKITIAPKCQEHLRIKAAMEKASSRGVPSWLELDPAKLSGVFRSVPDRSDLPADINENLIVELYSK
- the rpsK gene encoding 30S ribosomal protein S11, which encodes MNKVQKGVRVRRRERKNIASGVVHIQSTFNNTLITITDPSGNVLAWGSAGAQGFKGSRKSTPFAAQMAAEAAGKKAMEHGMRNLEVRLKGPGSGRESALRALAAIGFNIGTVQDVTPIPHNGCRPPKRRRV